ATTGGTCAGAGCATTCAGGAAAACAAGCTGAACAGTTTCTAGATGAATAAGCTGAGGCTCTGAGCTGAATTATCCTACGGCTTTTCTGTCAAAGTTGTAACCAGTACATGTATCAAATAATGTTGTCTGTGATAAACTTCTTCAAAGATGGGAATGGCTTCTGAAAGATAACCCTTTGTGGGTTTCCTTCTATTCTGAAAGGGGTATATATCGGGCAGGATGGTTGAATGGGCTCTTGTCAGCATGTGATTCGAATATATAAAGGGTCAAATATGGGGAGCAGCTGCCAGCCAAGGACTCCAATAGATTATCAGCACGGCACGTGTAAAATGCTAGCTGTTATCAACGACTCCCATAGATGAGTTAGTTCAGGTCTCCTCAAACTTATTGCCGTACTGACCtgcatttttttgtttttttttaattgcATCAGGAAATGTGGGGATCTCTATTTCTCTCCCCCTGTGTGCTGAGGTTAATAAGCTGGTTGTCATCATGGCACAATAAGAAATGATTGGCTGTTGCGTATCTGGAAGACTTCTTTAGCATGACAAATGATGTATAAATTCGGCCACTTATTAATCCCAAAGAGCACTAGAAGTACCAAAACCAATAAAAGTATGTCTAGAGTTTGCATCATGCCCTAGGAATCGGGAGACATTCCATATGTTTGGTACTCCTTGATCTCTCTCCAGGCAGCCAATAATCAGTacatctgaaacttctccttggtCTTCTCAAAGACCTGTTCTGCGATAATGGCTCCATTACCATCAGCTCTTTTGATCTCCAAATGGGCTTTCTGGTAGAATCCCGTGCCTCTCAATGCATCAGCGATGAAATCGTCGAATCCGATTGCTATTGCAGCCTCTGCCTGGGCTCCATAGACCAGCCTCTGAGTTGTAAGAACGAAATATCAAGTCAATTACTTTAAAGGCGGATGGAAGTCACAAGTCATAATGGAACAAGGGTTAAAACTCCACCTTGATCCTGGAAAGATGAATTGCACCGAAGCACATGGGGCAAGGCTCACAGGACGCATATATTTCACAATCAGAGAGTTCGATTTTCCCAAGTTTCTGACAAGCCTGACATAAAAAACAAAACCACTAAACGAGTTAACAGAAAAAGATACATGATCTTCACAACAACCATAGTTTCTACTTGTTTCTGTTCTCCATAACAGAGTTGCAAGTTGTGCTTGCGTAAATTGACACACTTTGCATATATATAATACACGTATCACATACTGTAATAGCAAGTACTCTAATTTCAAGGTTTTGAAAGATCATTACTAGTAAAAGAGCAACAAAGACAACAATATCTTCACACGGCAACCCGCATTCACTAAAGGAAGATCAAACATTCTCAAACTTTCAATGGAACCGTGATTCCCAAAGATGCCTCACGTATATGGAATAGGACTGATCACTTAATCTCTCAAACATAATATCAAACTAAATGAATGTGCTTGAGTTCTTCGCCAGTAACCTTGAGCAATAGAGAAGCTTGCCGTCAAACCTAGAAAGCCAATTACAATACAAGGAGACTCAACTTATTACTTAATGCTGTTTGAGTTCATGCAATTTGGGAGCATCCATTTGAGGGGAAAATGTCTAGACAAAAAACAGGCAGGTTTGAACGTATAATCCTTCTTGTTGATTGCTCTGTGCAAATATCAGTATATCACACCTTTTATCAGGCCACCATGATGAACAAGTCGAGAGAAATCACAATATTGCTGAAAGGAACGGTAACTTCTAATGGTCTTGATAAATCATGAAGAATATGCCATCCGTGATACTCTAGTAAATAGATAATAGAAAACTGAAAAAATTCAATTATATGAAATAAAGAAAGATGGACAAGTTAGGACTGAAGGAAATGATCAGTTTTACCCATTGAGAAGGCTTTTGATGGTAGGAAGATCAGATAGTTTTGTTAGACAATGCCTGCGTGACAGCTGGGGAATAATTACCAATGCCATGTGATAAATTCTTGATTTGGTGCAAAGTTACACTAGTAAGATAAGATGTCTCACCAACAAAAGGTACAAATTTCACACTGTTAAATCACTTTTTTAATATGTGATTGTAAATAagaattttgaaattttgagaaCATATGTTAGATGCTCTCGTTTGGCATCATCCAGACTACATATATTCACATACTAAAGGTTGTAGTACTGTAGGAAAACACAACCAACCCAAACATTATTTTAAACTAACCAGCAATTATTCACAATGCAATCAGCCACAGTGTTACCCTCTGGAATTTGAAGTACTAAGTAGTTTCACATGTAATTTTCAAAGTTTTCTTGTTGCTGGAAGGTCCAGACCTCTTTCCATAAATTCATTCTTTACATTTTCAACTACCAGTTCTTTTTAGAATAACCTTTTGTGCAACCCTTTTCTCAAAAGCTTTATGGGCAATACACTAATTCTAACAATACTGCTAGACATGCAGTTAAGAAAAGGTCATAAAACCAACATGAAAGAACAGCATCATATTGCTAACATAGCATTGAATGCCAATCTTTTGAGGCGGTCTGAGTCGCTGTCTCTTTAATCCATAACCCAAATATGATTTTGTACAGGCCTATCTATTCCCTTACCAGCTGATTTGTTCGTAGTCATCCCTCTGACATAGTCAAAAACAAAATTTTTCCAAACTAGATGACAAATTGagaagaatttcaatccactccTCTCCAACCCTTGGTCTATGGTCAGGAGAAGAGTTTTGATGTTCAACTATCACACAACTCCACGTTTTCTGAATTTATCTCCAGAATTAATTAATAACATAGCAACCTAGTAATGGCAGAATTAAGAAGATGAGAATCACCTACACATGGTAGGTTCGTTTCTGTAATCAATTCGATAAGAACAATACATTCCGAACACAACCAGTAATGTTAAAATGCATCAGATGCTCTAGCCCAAGACATGTTTGGATCATAATACCATTGAATGGATACTCCCTAGATATATGGAGCATAAAGACTTGCCAAGTCCAAGTCGAAAATCATCGTTGATTATGCATCACAATCATGGGGGTTCAACTAACTTCATCATGTGCATTAAGTGATGTAGTAGAAGGAAGTTGAAAAAACTGACAGTCTTAGTGAATCAAGTAGATCTGAGTTATTCACTGGACCAAAATATCAATTGAAACTACATCAAAAACTAATAGTTAAGTATTAGGCTGCTTTCTTGGACTTACCTCCCTTATTGCAGTCACTTCAGCATGAGCAGTTGGATCTGTGTTTTTCAAGACCATATTATGACAGCTAACAACTATTTCATCATTATGAACTACAACCGCACCAAAAGGACCTCCATCACCACAATCAACTCCATGATACGCTTCTTCAACTGCTTTTGATAAGAA
Above is a genomic segment from Elaeis guineensis isolate ETL-2024a chromosome 1, EG11, whole genome shotgun sequence containing:
- the LOC105040109 gene encoding guanosine deaminase isoform X2, with the protein product MVLKNTDPTAHAEVTAIREACQKLGKIELSDCEIYASCEPCPMCFGAIHLSRIKRLVYGAQAEAAIAIGFDDFIADALRGTGFYQKAHLEIKRADGNGAIIAEQVFEKTKEKFQMY
- the LOC105040109 gene encoding guanosine deaminase isoform X1 encodes the protein MEEAQVVESKDGTISVASAFSGHQEAVQDRDHKFLSKAVEEAYHGVDCGDGGPFGAVVVHNDEIVVSCHNMVLKNTDPTAHAEVTAIREACQKLGKIELSDCEIYASCEPCPMCFGAIHLSRIKRLVYGAQAEAAIAIGFDDFIADALRGTGFYQKAHLEIKRADGNGAIIAEQVFEKTKEKFQMY